The following are encoded together in the Janthinobacterium sp. Marseille genome:
- a CDS encoding DUF2970 domain-containing protein, which produces MLLLTLKEKMMSEPIKQEPEKMSFFATMGAIFWSFIGLRRRSDYEKDVTGLNPFYVLIAALLGVAIFIGILLAVVSLVLK; this is translated from the coding sequence ATGCTTTTGCTGACCCTGAAGGAGAAAATGATGTCGGAACCGATCAAGCAGGAACCCGAAAAAATGTCGTTTTTTGCGACGATGGGCGCTATTTTCTGGTCTTTCATCGGCTTACGCCGCCGCTCCGATTACGAAAAGGATGTGACCGGACTGAATCCTTTCTACGTCCTGATCGCCGCCCTTCTGGGCGTCGCCATTTTTATCGGCATCCTGCTGGCCGTCGTATCACTGGTCCTCAAATAA
- a CDS encoding DUF1631 family protein — MHAIKPVIQLAKERALFRFSTLAERMLQDANISLAQQIPTAASANEQKWISASRDFLGTHGQEFLKRLNLSYIGYIERGMQTMYRDLRQSLQDVSADTLTLMDDDTVTRQIEVERRVLRLREADQQSLGRLNLMIAQLHDEHDVRERENPFRPYLMARALHDVLCEMNSNSNVCAMLFDHLSGALADQLPEYFSAIRDVFESNGVHARLLARPSALSKREREMLALANQGAYRATAVDAGLSTGINDGFPPLHDSAPASPALERVLAQLQKPANAIANGLGSMPVLPSDGQIELQDFVWKIFNQSAPGRIPPNLRYPDGVPNAAATPAVNSQANAHPLFRQLQQMQQESPATADLREVLDLDKVSEMDKVGLDVVTMLFAYIADDESLSPAFRALIAQLHIPFVKAAMLDPEVLQQAAHPARQFLNRTASIAGGLNATTSPGQEIYTGMAEAIACVGKDFQQDMQVFETASLHLNHAVENALHAADAETLRAIEALEHAQKNPQQHDVLVVQTVNALRERLATIDTDQRAVDFLIRVWSRVLVYVSEHDSMDIQPYHEVVADLLWSVQAELDASERSTLMRLLPKLVQRIKTGLQLLLMSEIESRQVLDQLVAMHAEVLRTIQGNQQQGARSLLSLQQHFSTLHIGSALAPQATEIHAPTVPYERLQTALQQFDVRAELYLDSDLGTLMSSDAKWLGGMHVGTQVEWWHDGTYLPATLLWVDAAQSFYLFRLNATDTAPRLLIYSSIALIKGLREGSIGMMESAPIFDRAMEALLNASGAQQFAA, encoded by the coding sequence ATGCACGCGATCAAACCTGTCATTCAACTGGCCAAAGAGCGTGCTTTATTCCGATTCTCCACCCTTGCAGAACGCATGCTGCAAGACGCGAATATCAGCCTGGCACAACAAATCCCCACGGCCGCTTCGGCCAATGAACAAAAGTGGATTTCCGCATCACGCGATTTCCTCGGCACGCATGGGCAGGAATTCCTCAAACGTTTAAACCTCAGCTACATCGGTTATATCGAGCGCGGCATGCAAACCATGTATCGCGACTTGCGCCAGAGCCTGCAGGATGTATCGGCCGATACCTTGACGCTGATGGACGACGATACCGTTACCCGCCAGATCGAGGTGGAGCGCCGCGTGCTGCGTTTGCGCGAAGCCGACCAGCAAAGCCTGGGGCGGCTCAACCTGATGATTGCACAGCTGCACGATGAGCACGATGTGCGCGAGCGGGAAAACCCTTTCCGTCCTTACCTGATGGCACGCGCACTGCATGATGTCTTGTGCGAAATGAATAGCAATAGCAATGTCTGCGCGATGCTGTTCGATCACCTGTCCGGCGCACTGGCCGATCAGTTGCCTGAATATTTCTCCGCGATCCGCGATGTGTTTGAATCGAATGGTGTGCATGCACGTTTGCTGGCCCGTCCGAGCGCCTTGAGCAAGCGTGAACGCGAGATGCTGGCGCTGGCGAACCAGGGCGCGTATCGCGCGACTGCAGTTGACGCGGGTTTGTCCACGGGCATTAACGATGGTTTCCCGCCATTGCATGACAGCGCACCGGCTTCGCCTGCATTGGAACGGGTATTGGCGCAATTGCAGAAGCCGGCCAATGCTATCGCGAATGGCCTGGGCAGCATGCCGGTCCTGCCGTCAGACGGGCAAATCGAATTGCAAGACTTTGTCTGGAAGATATTCAATCAATCGGCGCCGGGTCGTATCCCGCCTAATTTGCGTTATCCGGATGGCGTGCCGAATGCGGCTGCCACGCCGGCGGTGAACAGCCAGGCCAATGCCCATCCGCTATTTCGGCAGTTGCAGCAGATGCAGCAGGAGAGCCCGGCAACGGCCGACTTGCGCGAAGTGCTGGACCTGGACAAGGTCAGCGAGATGGACAAAGTGGGCTTGGATGTCGTCACCATGCTGTTTGCCTACATCGCCGATGATGAGTCACTGAGCCCGGCGTTTCGTGCGCTGATTGCGCAATTGCACATTCCTTTTGTCAAGGCTGCAATGCTGGACCCCGAGGTCTTGCAGCAGGCAGCACATCCGGCACGGCAATTCCTGAATCGTACTGCTTCCATCGCCGGCGGCTTGAACGCTACTACTTCGCCGGGGCAGGAAATCTATACTGGTATGGCCGAGGCGATCGCCTGTGTCGGCAAGGACTTTCAACAGGATATGCAGGTTTTTGAAACCGCCAGCCTGCATTTGAACCACGCAGTCGAAAACGCCTTGCATGCGGCTGACGCTGAAACCTTGCGCGCCATCGAGGCGCTGGAGCATGCACAAAAGAATCCGCAGCAACACGATGTACTGGTGGTGCAAACCGTCAATGCTCTGCGCGAGCGCCTGGCTACGATAGATACCGACCAGCGCGCAGTCGATTTCCTGATCAGGGTCTGGAGCCGGGTGCTGGTCTATGTCAGTGAGCATGACAGCATGGATATCCAGCCTTACCACGAGGTCGTGGCCGACCTGCTGTGGAGTGTGCAGGCAGAGCTGGATGCGAGTGAACGCAGCACCCTGATGCGCCTCTTGCCGAAGCTGGTGCAAAGGATCAAAACCGGTTTGCAGTTGTTGCTGATGTCGGAAATCGAAAGCCGGCAGGTGCTGGATCAACTGGTCGCGATGCATGCGGAAGTATTGCGCACGATACAGGGCAACCAGCAACAGGGCGCGCGATCGCTGCTCAGCCTGCAGCAGCATTTTTCGACTTTGCATATAGGCAGCGCGCTGGCGCCGCAAGCGACGGAAATCCACGCACCTACCGTGCCGTATGAACGCCTGCAAACAGCCTTGCAACAGTTTGATGTGCGTGCAGAGTTATATCTGGACAGTGATCTTGGCACCCTGATGAGTTCGGATGCCAAATGGCTGGGCGGCATGCATGTCGGCACCCAGGTCGAGTGGTGGCACGATGGGACCTATTTGCCGGCGACTTTGCTGTGGGTGGATGCCGCGCAATCCTTTTACCTGTTCCGCCTGAATGCGACGGATACAGCGCCACGCCTTTTGATCTATTCGTCGATTGCGCTGATCAAGGGTTTGCGGGAAGGATCGATAGGGATGATGGAGTCGGCACCGATTTTTGACCGGGCGATGGAAGCACTGCTGAACGCCAGCGGCGCCCAGCAGTTTGCAGCCTAG
- the hisC gene encoding histidinol-phosphate transaminase, whose translation MSQFWSPIVQTLTPYVPGEQPKLPGLIKLNTNENPYPPSPAVMSAMHAVTAETLRLYPDPDSSALKQTLADYHQLATNEIFIGNGSDEVLAFVFMALLKHQAPLLFPDITYSFYPVYCKLFGIDYQEIPLDEQMGIRLADYHAQSCGGIIFPNPNAPTGIALPLAKIEELLIKQPNVVVAIDEAYVDFGGETAIPLIRKYPNLLVIRTFSKSRSLAGLRVGFAMGHPKLIEALERVKNSFNSYPLDRMALTGAVASYGDEAYFQQTRQAIIDSREHMTQELEKLGFSVLPSTANFIFARHASLPAGQLATGLRERAIIVRHFNHPRINQYLRISIGNPDECKALIQTLRLLTSEH comes from the coding sequence ATGAGCCAGTTCTGGAGCCCTATTGTGCAAACCCTCACGCCATATGTACCGGGTGAGCAACCGAAATTGCCGGGCTTGATCAAGCTGAACACCAATGAAAACCCTTACCCGCCGTCGCCTGCCGTCATGTCGGCGATGCATGCGGTCACCGCCGAAACCCTGCGCCTCTACCCGGACCCGGATTCCAGCGCGCTGAAGCAGACACTGGCCGATTACCACCAACTGGCGACCAATGAGATTTTCATCGGCAATGGCTCCGATGAAGTGCTGGCCTTTGTCTTCATGGCCCTGCTCAAGCACCAGGCACCCTTGCTGTTCCCGGACATCACTTACAGCTTCTATCCGGTTTATTGCAAACTGTTTGGCATCGATTACCAGGAAATCCCGCTGGATGAACAGATGGGCATCCGGCTGGCCGATTATCATGCGCAGTCCTGCGGCGGCATTATCTTCCCGAACCCGAACGCGCCTACCGGCATTGCGCTGCCACTCGCAAAGATCGAAGAATTGCTGATCAAACAGCCGAATGTCGTCGTCGCAATCGATGAAGCTTATGTCGATTTCGGCGGTGAAACCGCGATCCCGCTGATCCGCAAATACCCGAACCTGCTGGTCATCCGGACTTTCTCGAAGTCACGCTCGCTGGCCGGCTTGCGCGTCGGCTTTGCGATGGGTCATCCGAAACTGATAGAAGCGCTGGAACGCGTGAAGAACAGCTTCAATTCCTACCCGCTGGATCGCATGGCCCTGACCGGTGCGGTCGCCAGCTATGGTGATGAAGCTTACTTCCAGCAAACCCGCCAGGCGATTATCGACAGCCGTGAACACATGACGCAGGAACTGGAAAAACTCGGTTTCTCGGTTTTGCCGTCGACCGCCAACTTCATCTTCGCGCGCCATGCTTCCCTGCCGGCCGGCCAGTTGGCGACCGGGTTGCGTGAGCGGGCGATTATCGTGCGTCACTTCAATCATCCGCGCATCAACCAATACTTGCGCATCAGCATCGGCAATCCGGATGAGTGCAAGGCACTGATCCAGACCCTGCGCCTGTTGACGTCGGAACACTAA
- a CDS encoding 16S rRNA pseudouridine(516) synthase, with protein MSKLTLDRILQSQGFGTRKYCRNLIEDGEVSINGESVTDYRAAFDTSDLEFTIFDEVWRYRQHVYIVLNKPANFECSRKPSHHPGVLTLLPEQFTWRELQPVGRLDHDTTGMLLMSDDGPFIHAQSSPKRHIPKVYVATTHDPVTPELIAQLLGGVQLHDEPAPLAAQTCRMLGANELEIVLEQGKYHQVKRMLAAAGNHCSALRRVAIGALTLESLELDEGEWAYLTDAQLALLAPT; from the coding sequence ATGAGTAAATTGACCCTAGACCGCATCCTGCAATCGCAGGGATTCGGCACCAGAAAATACTGCCGCAACCTGATTGAAGACGGCGAAGTCAGCATCAACGGCGAGAGCGTGACCGATTACCGCGCCGCTTTCGATACCAGCGACCTTGAATTCACGATTTTTGATGAAGTCTGGCGCTATCGCCAACACGTCTACATCGTGTTGAACAAACCGGCGAATTTCGAATGTTCGCGTAAGCCCAGCCACCATCCGGGCGTGCTGACCCTGTTACCCGAACAATTCACCTGGCGTGAGCTGCAGCCGGTAGGACGGCTGGATCACGATACGACCGGCATGTTGCTGATGTCGGACGACGGTCCCTTCATCCACGCACAATCGTCGCCGAAACGCCATATCCCGAAAGTTTATGTTGCCACCACGCATGATCCGGTGACGCCGGAATTGATCGCGCAATTGCTGGGCGGCGTGCAATTGCACGATGAACCGGCTCCGCTGGCGGCACAAACCTGCCGCATGCTGGGCGCGAACGAGCTGGAGATCGTGCTGGAGCAGGGTAAATACCATCAGGTTAAACGCATGCTGGCGGCGGCCGGCAACCATTGCTCGGCCTTGCGCCGCGTCGCTATCGGCGCGCTGACACTGGAATCGCTGGAACTGGACGAGGGTGAGTGGGCTTACCTGACGGATGCGCAACTGGCTTTGCTGGCGCCGACCTGA
- a CDS encoding methyltransferase domain-containing protein, which produces MLTERELESCYLGQFIPVHYHHNMLMDNRRMSGFKAAITHLVAPGAKVLELGGGTGVLSWFAAARAEKVWCVEYNPDLVAEAKRFLAQNVNGERVEVIQGDAFEYLPPEPVDVVICEMIHVAMLREKQVQVIESFKQRYLEKFGGPLPLFIPEAMIMAVQPLQQDYCFEGYNAPIVQFQEPTFIQSGSVELAQPSVYSVLDFTQAVNPQIAWEGVFAMEHAGTVNALRFVTKNILAVNMQQSSTIDWLNHYLVLPLAGPVSVQAGEQLHVSFEYKAGGSIPSLQATMRAQHLHVVEAEWALQSKHLVAYA; this is translated from the coding sequence ATGCTGACCGAACGCGAACTTGAAAGCTGTTACCTGGGCCAATTCATCCCTGTGCACTATCACCACAATATGCTGATGGATAATCGGCGCATGTCCGGCTTCAAGGCGGCGATTACGCACCTGGTGGCACCGGGTGCCAAGGTGCTGGAGCTGGGTGGCGGTACCGGCGTGCTGTCATGGTTTGCTGCGGCGAGGGCGGAAAAAGTCTGGTGTGTCGAATACAACCCCGACCTGGTGGCGGAAGCGAAACGCTTCCTCGCGCAGAATGTGAACGGCGAACGGGTCGAAGTGATACAGGGCGATGCCTTTGAATACCTGCCGCCGGAACCGGTCGATGTCGTGATTTGCGAAATGATCCACGTCGCCATGCTGCGCGAAAAGCAGGTGCAGGTCATCGAATCATTCAAACAGCGCTACCTGGAAAAATTCGGTGGTCCGTTGCCACTCTTCATTCCGGAAGCGATGATCATGGCGGTCCAGCCCCTGCAGCAGGATTACTGCTTCGAAGGCTATAACGCGCCTATCGTGCAATTCCAGGAACCGACTTTCATCCAGTCCGGCAGCGTCGAGCTGGCACAACCATCGGTCTATTCCGTGCTGGATTTCACGCAGGCGGTGAATCCGCAGATCGCATGGGAAGGCGTGTTTGCGATGGAGCATGCCGGTACGGTGAATGCCTTGCGCTTCGTGACCAAGAACATCCTGGCCGTCAATATGCAGCAATCGTCCACGATAGACTGGCTGAATCATTATCTGGTGCTGCCTTTGGCGGGACCGGTCAGCGTGCAGGCCGGTGAGCAACTGCATGTCAGCTTCGAGTACAAGGCGGGTGGCTCAATCCCATCCCTGCAGGCGACGATGCGGGCGCAGCATTTACATGTGGTGGAAGCGGAATGGGCCTTGCAGAGCAAGCATCTTGTTGCGTATGCCTGA